TGCCGTCCTTCAGCCGGGCGATCGCGTTCATCGGCTCAAGCTGATAGTGCATCACCGAAGCGCAGGTATATTCCTGCTCCAGCACGCGCTTCGCGCCCTTGAACGCCTCATCGACGCCTTTGTCGTTGAAGATCATGGTGCCGACATCGGATTTGCCGATCAGCTCGCGTCCGCGATCCTGAATCTGCTTTTCCGTGACGTTCGCGGTCCTGCCCGGCGTCCACTCGACTTTCAGCAGGTCCGTGGCGCGGATGGCGGCCGGATAGCTTTTCGCCAGCACGACAACCCAGCCCGGAACCGTCTCGCTGGGATCGTCCAGCGTGATATAACGGATATAACCCGGAACCTTCTTCGCCTCGGTGTCATCTACCGAGACAACCTTGGAGCCGTAGCGGGTCGGCGGCATCTTCGGACGGCCATAGACCATGCCGTCGATTTTCGCGTCGATACCGTAGATCGCCGTGCCGTTGGTCTTGGACGGAATGTCCAGAGACTTCACCGGCTTGCCGATCAGGCGACGCTCCGAAGCCGGCTTGAGCGGTAGAGCCTTCATCTGGTCAGGCGTGAAACTGCGTGTCGGCTTCGCTTTGGCGACGATGTCACCAAAGCTGATGGAGAACGAGCCACCAATCACATGACCATTCCGGGCATGGCAGGAAGAGGCTGGAATCCCCAGCAGCTTCGCGCCTTCCTCGACCAGAATGGTCCGGGCGGCAGCGCCGGCCTGACGGAACACGTCCCATGTCATCCAGACAGACCATGAGCCACCCGTGACCATCAGGCCCCATTTCGGGTCCGTGTCCACATAGGTGATCTTCACCTTGTCCCAGTCGGCTTCCATTTCGTCAGCGATGATCCGGGCGAGCGCCGTGCCGATATGCTGGCCCATTTCCGCGCGGATGATGTTGACGTTGATCGTCCCGTCCGGCGCGACCGAGCACCAGATGTTGGGCTCGAACTCCGGCGGCGGCAGGGGCGCGCCGAGCGGATAGGTCTGCGCGGCCTGCGACTCACGGGCGAAACCGAACAGGAAGGAACTGCCGACGGCAGCGGAGAGGAAGCCACGCCGGGACAGGCCGCGCCCTGCGGCCCGGTCCTGCTGGGCGGCAATGCGTTCGAGCTTACCCATTGGAGTGATCTCCCTCCGTCTTCGCCGACTTCATGGCGGCGGCGGCTTCCTTGATGGCCTTGCGGATACGGATATAGGTCATGCAGCGGCAGAGGCTGCCGCCCATGACGCCGTCGATATCCTCATCCGTCGGATCGGGATAATCGCGCAGCAGGCTGGCGGCCTGCATGATCTGTCCCGACTGGCAGTAACCGCACTGCGGTACCTGAATCTCCTGCCACGCTTCCTGAAGCGGATGACGACCTTCCGGGTCCAGCCCTTCGATCGTGGTGACATCCGCGCCTTCGATGGCGGAGACTGGCGTCACGCAGGAACGGGTCGCCCGTCCGCCGACATGCACGGTGCAGGCGCCGCACTGGCCGACGCCGCAACCGAACTTCGTGCCTGTCAGCCCGAGATCGTCCCGCAGAGCCCACAGCAGAGGGGTGTCTTCCGGCACGTCGAGCGAGACGTCACGGCCATTGAGTTTGAATTTGATCATGATACGGCTCCGTGATCCCAGCTCATCCGAGGCTCAGTGCGAGGAATTGACTGGTGGTTCCACCAGCTTGCGGGCGTCAGCAGCTTTCTTCTCCAGATCCGTCCATGGTGGCAGGGTCGTGCGCGTGCGGCGCAGATAGGCGGCGATACGCGCCATGTCGTGGTCGCTGAGCGCATTGTAGAAACTCGGCATCGCGACGCCGCTCTGGCCTTCCTTCGCCGTCAGGCCACGCAGCATGACAAGGTAAAGGTTGGTCGGCTCTTTCAGCCACAGCGCATTGTTGAGCGCGAGTTCAGGGCGTCCGAGAACCGGCGCGGGCGCCGCGTTGTAATGGCAGGCTCCGCAGGCGCCCTGATAGAGACGCGCGTCCGGGTCCGTGCTGAAACCGACAAGATCCTTCTTCGAGTCCGTCATGGCCTGCGCAATGGCCGCCTTGTCACCGGACACACGCTCGGCCGCATGGGCCTTGTCCGCGAAATAATAGGCAATGGCGTGAACATCCGATTCCGGAACGGTCGCAAGGAAGTCATGCGCGACAGGCGACATCGGGCCGCCAGCCGGACCGTGCAGCGGCGCAACGCCGTTACGGAGATACTGATACAGCTCGTCTTCGGTCCAGACGACAGGCGTCGGGTTGTTCTGGTTCAGCGGCGGAGCAATCCAGCCATCAACCACACCACCGTCATATTCCTGACCCGGCACCTTTTCCGCACCGGCAAGATTGCGGGGCGTATGACAGGCGCCACAATGGGCTGCGCCTTCGGCCAGATAGGCGCCGCGATTCCATTCCGCATTGTGGTTGGGGTCCGGCTTGTAACGACCGGGCGTGAAGAACAGCATTTTCCAGCCTGCAAGACCCAGACGGGGCGCGATGCTCAGCGGAAAGCCATTCGTGCGGTGGGTCATATGCACCGCCGGGCGGGTCATGATCCACGCATAAAGGTCCGAGATGTCCTCGTCGCTCATCTTGGTGAAATGGTCATAAACGAACGCAGGCAGCAGATGGGAGCCGTCACGGGACACGCCATACTGGAGCGCACGGCG
The Acetobacter aceti genome window above contains:
- a CDS encoding (2Fe-2S)-binding protein, yielding MIKFKLNGRDVSLDVPEDTPLLWALRDDLGLTGTKFGCGVGQCGACTVHVGGRATRSCVTPVSAIEGADVTTIEGLDPEGRHPLQEAWQEIQVPQCGYCQSGQIMQAASLLRDYPDPTDEDIDGVMGGSLCRCMTYIRIRKAIKEAAAAMKSAKTEGDHSNG
- a CDS encoding cytochrome c — protein: MIKRILAGVAGVGAIAGAGFLWYAWWPAIPKIAPVQPGQFSAEKIERGRIVAAESYCVECHTRQDNGGGPTLAGDYKMETPFGDIFSSNITPDPETGIGNWSEAALRRALQYGVSRDGSHLLPAFVYDHFTKMSDEDISDLYAWIMTRPAVHMTHRTNGFPLSIAPRLGLAGWKMLFFTPGRYKPDPNHNAEWNRGAYLAEGAAHCGACHTPRNLAGAEKVPGQEYDGGVVDGWIAPPLNQNNPTPVVWTEDELYQYLRNGVAPLHGPAGGPMSPVAHDFLATVPESDVHAIAYYFADKAHAAERVSGDKAAIAQAMTDSKKDLVGFSTDPDARLYQGACGACHYNAAPAPVLGRPELALNNALWLKEPTNLYLVMLRGLTAKEGQSGVAMPSFYNALSDHDMARIAAYLRRTRTTLPPWTDLEKKAADARKLVEPPVNSSH